One window from the genome of bacterium encodes:
- a CDS encoding exosortase/archaeosortase family protein, giving the protein MSEQAIHPEPAALREWLLAAALLAVFAPALAGMAEQWLTYDYLSHGFLVPVVSLWSYLREKPLREQVPVAADPWGAGLVGAALLAYLAGLAASVISLQGLALVLAVAGAVWLLRGTAWLRSVAFPVAYLIFMVPPPSAWIAPLIVQLQLFVSFVALAIVQAVGLEVVRDGNVLMLASGESLFVAEACSGVTSVITLMPLAVVLGYYSLRGLGLQLALVVVVIPLAMLGNLTRVVATVILADAYGVGAATEGPLHDFLGLSTYLVACFGMLGVAALLRRWEAD; this is encoded by the coding sequence ATGAGCGAACAAGCGATCCATCCCGAACCCGCAGCGCTCCGTGAGTGGTTGCTCGCGGCTGCCTTGCTGGCGGTCTTCGCACCGGCCCTCGCGGGGATGGCAGAGCAGTGGCTCACCTACGACTACCTGTCCCATGGCTTCCTGGTGCCGGTGGTCTCTCTCTGGTCGTACCTGCGCGAGAAGCCGCTCCGTGAACAGGTTCCGGTGGCCGCCGATCCTTGGGGCGCTGGGCTCGTGGGTGCCGCATTGCTCGCCTATCTGGCGGGCCTCGCGGCCAGCGTGATTTCGCTTCAAGGCCTGGCGCTGGTGCTTGCGGTGGCAGGGGCCGTCTGGCTGCTGCGCGGAACGGCCTGGCTGCGCAGCGTGGCCTTTCCGGTCGCCTACCTGATCTTCATGGTCCCACCTCCCTCGGCCTGGATCGCACCGCTCATCGTCCAGCTTCAGCTCTTCGTTTCGTTCGTCGCTCTCGCCATCGTTCAGGCCGTCGGGCTCGAGGTCGTTCGCGACGGCAATGTCTTGATGCTGGCGAGTGGTGAATCGTTGTTCGTGGCGGAGGCCTGTAGCGGGGTGACTTCCGTCATCACGCTCATGCCCCTCGCCGTGGTTCTCGGCTACTACAGCCTGCGAGGGCTGGGCCTTCAGCTGGCGCTCGTCGTTGTGGTGATTCCACTGGCCATGCTGGGCAATCTGACGCGGGTCGTAGCGACCGTGATCCTGGCCGACGCCTACGGCGTCGGGGCCGCCACCGAGGGGCCGCTGCACGATTTCCTTGGGCTCAGCACCTATCTCGTCGCGTGCTTCGGAATGCTCGGCGTGGCGGCCCTGCTAAGGCGCTGGGAAGCAGACTGA
- a CDS encoding family 1 glycosylhydrolase, which produces MSRLRFPEGFHWGATTTIRTEGAPREAGRRESIGDRSARRAPETGSHGYRRFEEDVALLRRLSLIRYRFGIDWCRIQAEGRGAPLAAGLDHYAALVDALLAAGIQPAPVLHDGDLPQPLQEGGGWAARDTAGRFSDLASCVARRLADRVEVWLPFETPSVFLAEGLLHGQRAPELRDRFAFLRAIHVVNLAQAMAGEALRAEQSDLQLGASIVGAACEPGGDEPADGQATERWRAFQEEVFLGPALGLGYPEAFQTDEKQRVPELREEEGDEARCRTQIDFVEISLAPRSRIIASGDDRLGREATVEALPFDPDSWPETVCQLLLERSTQPECPPLEVRGLPCLDAPLPEPDGSVRDDSRILQLTCDLEGVAAAIESGANIRGYAAPHFLDAPMGPGDSLAGCGLVAVEAEHGDRTPRASAAWFGSVAQEGGFER; this is translated from the coding sequence ATGTCTCGTCTCCGCTTCCCGGAGGGCTTCCACTGGGGAGCCACGACCACCATCCGCACGGAGGGCGCCCCGCGCGAGGCCGGACGCCGCGAATCGATCGGCGACCGCTCGGCGAGACGCGCTCCCGAGACCGGGAGCCATGGCTACCGGCGGTTCGAGGAAGACGTGGCGCTGCTGCGGCGGCTCAGCCTGATCCGTTACCGGTTTGGAATCGACTGGTGTCGGATCCAGGCTGAAGGAAGAGGTGCCCCGCTGGCGGCCGGGCTCGACCACTACGCGGCGTTGGTCGATGCACTGCTCGCTGCCGGTATCCAGCCCGCCCCCGTACTTCACGACGGAGACCTTCCTCAGCCGCTCCAAGAGGGCGGCGGCTGGGCCGCCCGCGACACGGCGGGACGGTTCTCGGATCTTGCGTCGTGCGTCGCTCGCCGCCTGGCCGACCGGGTCGAAGTCTGGCTGCCTTTCGAAACCCCTTCGGTCTTCCTTGCCGAAGGCCTCCTGCACGGGCAGCGCGCCCCGGAGCTGCGCGACCGGTTCGCCTTCCTGAGGGCCATTCATGTCGTGAACCTCGCCCAGGCCATGGCGGGCGAGGCCTTGCGGGCGGAGCAGAGCGATTTGCAGCTCGGCGCGAGCATCGTCGGGGCCGCTTGCGAACCCGGCGGCGACGAACCTGCCGATGGCCAGGCGACCGAGCGGTGGCGGGCGTTCCAGGAGGAAGTCTTCCTGGGCCCGGCTCTCGGCCTCGGCTACCCGGAGGCGTTTCAGACGGACGAGAAGCAGCGGGTGCCAGAACTCCGCGAGGAGGAAGGCGATGAAGCGCGGTGTCGGACGCAGATCGATTTCGTCGAGATCAGTTTGGCGCCGCGCTCCCGCATCATTGCCAGCGGCGACGACCGCCTTGGACGCGAGGCAACGGTCGAGGCCCTGCCCTTCGATCCCGATTCCTGGCCCGAAACCGTTTGCCAACTCCTTCTCGAACGCTCCACACAGCCCGAGTGCCCACCGCTCGAAGTCCGGGGCCTGCCCTGCCTCGATGCACCGCTGCCCGAGCCCGATGGGAGCGTCCGCGATGATTCGCGAATCCTCCAGCTCACCTGCGATCTCGAGGGTGTCGCCGCGGCCATCGAATCGGGGGCGAACATCCGTGGCTACGCAGCGCCTCACTTTCTCGATGCGCCGATGGGGCCCGGCGACAGCTTGGCCGGGTGCGGCCTGGTCGCAGTCGAAGCCGAGCACGGAGACCGGACACCGCGCGCATCTGCGGCCTGGTTCGGCAGCGTGGCCCAGGAGGGGGGCTTCGAGCGATGA